A region of Pyxidicoccus parkwaysis DNA encodes the following proteins:
- the mutM gene encoding bifunctional DNA-formamidopyrimidine glycosylase/DNA-(apurinic or apyrimidinic site) lyase has translation MAEVPEVEIIVRDLRQAVVGRRITDAEVLAPATVRFPSPPDFIEALRRRRIMEAHRRAKFILLPLDDGRTLAIHFMLWGDLKLRAQGSERAPATLVVFTLEGGEELHLTDTLGYARVAVGSAAEVTSRLKLDELGPEALDDDFTPEVLTRQLRRRKSPLKTVLLNQRVLAGLGNRDADESLWHAGLDPRRLASSLTSGEVARLHRAIRAVLEEGLSLRGTQKDLFGVQGQAKHRRNVFGRTGAPCPRCATPVSHLRIGGRNTHWCATCQPETGMKAEPPAQASLL, from the coding sequence GTGGCCGAAGTTCCCGAAGTCGAAATCATTGTCAGGGATTTGAGACAGGCCGTCGTGGGTCGACGTATCACGGACGCCGAGGTGCTGGCTCCGGCCACCGTGCGCTTCCCCTCGCCTCCGGACTTCATCGAAGCCCTGCGCAGACGCCGAATCATGGAGGCACACCGTCGGGCGAAGTTCATCCTCCTGCCGCTCGATGATGGGCGCACGCTCGCCATCCACTTCATGCTCTGGGGTGACTTGAAGCTGCGCGCACAGGGGAGCGAGCGTGCTCCCGCGACCCTGGTTGTCTTCACGCTCGAAGGTGGCGAGGAATTGCACCTCACCGACACCCTCGGCTACGCGCGTGTGGCGGTGGGCTCTGCCGCGGAAGTGACGTCGCGCCTCAAGCTCGATGAATTGGGCCCCGAGGCGCTCGATGACGACTTCACTCCGGAGGTCCTCACGCGGCAGTTGCGCCGACGGAAGAGCCCGTTGAAGACGGTGCTCCTCAATCAGCGCGTGCTCGCGGGGCTGGGCAATCGCGACGCGGACGAAAGCTTGTGGCACGCCGGGCTGGACCCGCGGCGGCTCGCGTCGTCGCTCACGTCCGGGGAGGTGGCTCGTTTGCATCGCGCCATCCGCGCCGTGCTGGAGGAGGGACTGAGCCTGCGCGGCACGCAGAAGGACCTCTTCGGCGTGCAGGGACAGGCGAAGCACCGGCGCAACGTCTTCGGCCGCACCGGCGCACCGTGCCCGCGTTGTGCCACGCCCGTCTCGCACCTGCGCATCGGCGGGCGCAACACGCACTGGTGCGCCACCTGCCAGCCGGAAACAGGCATGAAGG